Proteins encoded in a region of the Cryptosporangium minutisporangium genome:
- the obgE gene encoding GTPase ObgE, translated as MATFVDRVVLHVTAGDGGHGCASVHREKFKPLGGPDGGNGGNGGDVVLVVDPNVHTLLDFHYRPHAKATNGRPGQGGNRYGANGTDLELKVPDGTVVHDSDGTVLADLTGAGTRYVVAQGGHGGLGNAALATAKRKAPGFALLGEPGESHDVVLELKSVADVGLVGFPSAGKSSLIAVVSAARPKIADYPFTTLVPNLGVVTAGETVFTMADVPGLIPGAATGRGLGLEFLRHIERTAVLVHVVDTATEEPGRDPLADIDALEAELAAYGGLQDRPRLVVLNKVDVPHGRDLAEIIRPDLDARGYRVFEVSTVTREGLKPLLFTLAEIVEAERERRGAPDPARIVLRPVAVDETPFTVSEDGEGGYVVRGAKPERWIKQTDFQNDEAVGYLADRLAKLGVEEELAKAGAHAGDAVTIGGVTFDWEPTLGGAAEVLLTRRGEDPRLALTDRAGASDRLLARRRRRGQDPEKGGERGAYDYGDEL; from the coding sequence GTGGCGACGTTCGTCGACCGGGTGGTGCTACACGTCACCGCCGGTGATGGCGGCCACGGATGTGCCTCCGTGCACCGCGAGAAGTTCAAGCCGCTCGGCGGCCCCGACGGCGGCAACGGCGGGAACGGCGGCGACGTCGTCCTGGTCGTTGATCCGAACGTCCACACGCTGCTCGACTTCCACTACCGCCCGCACGCCAAGGCGACCAACGGACGGCCGGGCCAGGGCGGCAACCGCTACGGCGCGAACGGCACCGACCTGGAGCTGAAGGTTCCGGACGGCACGGTCGTGCACGACAGCGACGGCACCGTGCTGGCCGACCTGACCGGCGCGGGTACCCGGTACGTGGTCGCGCAGGGTGGTCACGGTGGGCTCGGCAACGCGGCGCTCGCCACCGCGAAGCGCAAGGCCCCCGGGTTCGCGCTGCTCGGTGAGCCGGGCGAGTCGCACGACGTCGTGCTCGAGCTGAAGAGCGTCGCGGACGTCGGTCTGGTCGGGTTCCCGAGCGCAGGCAAGTCGTCGCTGATCGCGGTGGTGTCCGCCGCGCGACCGAAGATCGCCGACTACCCGTTCACCACGCTCGTGCCGAACCTGGGCGTCGTGACCGCCGGTGAGACCGTCTTCACGATGGCTGACGTGCCCGGTCTCATCCCGGGTGCCGCCACCGGCCGCGGGCTGGGGCTGGAGTTCCTCCGGCACATCGAGCGGACCGCTGTGTTGGTGCATGTCGTCGACACCGCGACCGAGGAGCCGGGGCGCGACCCGCTCGCCGACATCGACGCGCTCGAAGCGGAGCTCGCGGCCTACGGCGGTCTGCAGGACCGGCCGCGGCTGGTGGTTCTGAACAAGGTCGACGTGCCGCACGGACGGGACCTGGCCGAGATCATCCGGCCGGACCTGGATGCGCGCGGTTACCGGGTGTTCGAGGTCAGCACGGTGACCCGCGAGGGCCTCAAGCCGCTGCTGTTCACGCTCGCCGAGATCGTCGAGGCGGAGCGGGAGCGGCGCGGTGCGCCCGACCCGGCCCGGATCGTTCTCCGCCCGGTGGCGGTGGACGAGACGCCGTTCACGGTCTCCGAGGACGGCGAGGGCGGCTACGTGGTGCGCGGCGCGAAGCCGGAGCGCTGGATCAAGCAGACCGACTTCCAGAACGACGAGGCCGTGGGCTACCTCGCGGACCGGCTGGCGAAGCTGGGCGTCGAGGAGGAGCTCGCGAAGGCCGGTGCGCACGCCGGTGACGCGGTGACGATCGGCGGCGTGACGTTCGACTGGGAGCCGACGCTCGGTGGGGCGGCCGAGGTGCTGCTCACCCGTCGCGGCGAGGACCCGCGGCTCGCGCTCACCGATCGGGCGGGCGCGTCCGATCGGCTGCTCGCCCGGCGTCGCCGCCGTGGCCAGGACCCGGAGAAGGGCGGCGAGCGCGGGGCCTACGACTACGGCGACGAGCTGTGA
- the rpmA gene encoding 50S ribosomal protein L27, translating to MAHKKGASSSRNGRDSAAQRLGVKRFGGQVVKAGEIIVRQRGTHFHPGDLVGRGGDDTLFALAPGAVTFGSKRGRKTVSIVPVEV from the coding sequence ATGGCACACAAGAAGGGCGCATCGTCCTCCCGTAACGGGCGCGACTCCGCCGCCCAGCGGCTGGGTGTGAAGCGCTTCGGCGGTCAGGTCGTGAAGGCCGGCGAGATCATCGTCCGCCAGCGCGGCACCCACTTCCACCCCGGCGACCTGGTCGGCCGCGGTGGCGACGACACGCTGTTCGCACTGGCGCCGGGCGCGGTGACGTTCGGTTCGAAGCGCGGTCGCAAGACCGTCAGCATCGTCCCGGTGGAGGTCTGA